The Epinephelus lanceolatus isolate andai-2023 chromosome 1, ASM4190304v1, whole genome shotgun sequence genome has a window encoding:
- the prdm2b gene encoding PR domain zinc finger protein 2 translates to MAITGGTVETLDEIPAHVWKGLPDCLTLGPSAINQSRVGVWATRVIPKGKRFGPFVGEKKKRSQVTSNVYMWEVYFPSRGWMCVDATDPMKGNWLRYVNWARSSEEQNLFPLEINRAIYYKVLRPIGPGEELLVWYTVEDNPEITAALEEERASSLSRKNSPRAKRARRKLLEQARQAGLGGFKKTRVANPTVKEMWDGEEGLKEEDERPSTLGPSQEPQETHPLRSTVHRDVEDMSAMMTDQGNGEEEEEEEEEDEEDADDLEEPSEVQQQTAQHSSAVDSMQNKQPGSALTREESHKDSQGKLESEVDPELDLDPDPDGDLEGDPHGESFPCQHCERHFSTRQGLERHIHIHAITNQQTQLFKCRYCNKSFGSQVGRRRHERRHESGHKKRPGSLAGTASLLSPAMQTDGSSPDCTSPTSHYIAIGSQFTGGPLHNSEMQKKELGPYADRPFILDENGESKELHPCKYCNKAFGTHTNMRRHQRRIHERHLLPKGVRRKGMLLQEASVQQQQQPDESPSTSPPPVYVPSADTEDEVDRDDYAVDISKNISENLSFYIDGKIVSTSSVSSCEVIEVDSRSAALFGLDTVIISPNQISQALKVEGRTSAAKQVSNVGQPAAKRRTSTPPLVPSLKVETESASFTASSSSSSSSTSSSSNLLVGGLFQQAADSSAFQREKTVYLSPKLKQLLQTQDIQKSTITLITDSHRLASPLSVTPLPGASGRFKRRTSSPPSSPQLSPACKTESCKSEVVSSYALKVPKLESHSTSPPGSLLDKEDRDGPSLSGNNMQGQTSSSSGGNSCNQQPLDLSNSVSKRSDSLNKVLGDSALDLSFHRKSNVEPDLKGSPAPQPLIKKRKPNTSMLEKVLMNEYLGLPLTAEEGPLPLANLSCFHSRSPNVASESAHPSPPSLTPVTMNPSSPGNSSVTSPTPPPPLLPTIPSPPPMPSSPLSQPSDSSALRPLPVLSPKMSPRSVEPKPPSGSEENLFAEENEDEDESHISQPLDSPNTPLKDPFNSSTISSPCEPTSVDLPATEEDDSQTANFNSLLNGNMNQNLDSVTEKSHSALSPQPESSSFSSSPPPSHDSSPSLVSLPQIKIKDEPQHCIDELPAMNHAPQDGVDSSPQPAAPDKPSDKTSEAEEVDSTYCKTFVCNVCEEPFNSIKELSGHIAEHAADWPFKCEFCVQLFGDAPALLAHRSTLHGVGRIFVCSVCSKEFAFLCNLQQHQKDLHPNETCSHTTVESGKLRPQNYTDPSRAKEESSPSTPAPEVTDEAAPHSDTVLEKSEPDVNGNHSEDGTEDPNEELYTTIKIMASEGGKPKGPDVRLGINQHYPSYKPPPFPYHSRSHAGSVASATNFTTHNIPQTFSTAIRCTKCGNSFDNMPELHKHILACANASDKKRYTPKKNPIPLKQIVKSPNGVVSPTAAIAGQSPFRRMGQPKRLNFNQDTGKTKMSALSKKRNQLVQKAISHKNKAVTSAKKGAVKVEQEQASNVCPHCSREFTYPASLNKHMAVSCPKKPVVKKGKKAVAEVKKEAVSVVDKNTNLKKKASDCETLHMESEPKPLGKTRARSSGAADPEPTQTSKGKTALTAGRIKRPASFPAPIPVRKKAKKGQVQSLPPTPSAPDTPSDTPSDTAQQRPAMKMQRMGKEAAPKKLAEAKSPPTPQLKKEERFSLRTRERVGGPVTRSLQMANAAPSAEVKTEEPPIQELKETQEVPMK, encoded by the exons ATGGCCATTACTGGAGGGACAGTGGAGACACTTGATGAAATTCCAGCTCATGTGTGGAAAGGTCTGCCCGACTGTTTGACTCTTGGACCTTCTGCTATAAATCAAAGCCGTGTCG gtgtcTGGGCCACTCGGGTCATTCCTAAAGGCAAGAGGTTCGGCCCATTTgtaggagagaagaagaaaaggtcCCAGGTGACGAGCAATGTGTACATGTGGGAG GTTTACTTCCCATCGCGGGGCTGGATGTGTGTTGACGCCACAGACCCCATGAAGGGGAACTGGCTGCGTTATGTGAACTGGGCACGCTCCAGTGAAGAGCAGAATCTTTTCCCCCTGGAGATAAACAGAGCCATTTATTACAAAGTTTTACGG CCTATCGGGCCGGgagaggagctgctggtgtgGTACACTGTGGAAGACAACCCTGAGATAACAGCTGCACTGGAGGAAGAAAGAGCCAGCAGTCTGAGCAGGAAAAATTCACCCAGGGCGAAGCGAG CCAGAAGAAAGCTGCTGGAGCAAGCCAGACAGGCTGGTTTGGGTGGATTCAAGAAAACACGTGTAGCCAATCCTACTGTCAAGGAGATGTGGGATGGGGAAGAAG GTctgaaggaggaggatgagaggcCATCCACCTTAGGGCCATCCCAGGAACCCCAGGAAACCCATCCCTTAAGAAGCACTGTTCACAGAGATGTGGAGGACATGTCAGCAATGATGACGGACCAGGGAaatggggaggaggaggaggaggaagaggaagaagatgaggaggatGCTGATGATCTGGAGGAACCAAGTGAAGTACAGCAGCAAACTGCACAGCATTCATCTGCGGTGGATTCCATGCAAAATAAGCAGCCTGGCTCAGCGCTGACACGTGAAGAAAGCCATAAGGATTCGCAGGGAAAGTTGGAGTCAGAGGTTGATCCTGAGCTTGACCTTGACCCCGACCCTGATGGTGATCTTGAGGGAGATCCCCATGGGGAGTCGTTTCCCTGTCAGCACTGTGAGCGCCACTTCTCCACCAGGCAGGGTCTGGAACGTCACATACACATTCACGCCATCACTAACCAGCAAACGCAACTGTTCAAGTGCCGGTACTGCAATAAATCCTTCGGCTCCCAGGTGGGGCGGCGGCGGCATGAGAGAAGGCATGAGAGTGGGCATAAGAAAAGGCCTGGCTCTCTGGCAGGGACTGCCAGTCTACTTAGTCCTGCAATGCAGACTGATGGTTCAAGTCCTGACTGCACCAGCCCAACAAGTCACTATATAGCCATAGGGTCCCAGTTTACAGGAGGACCTCTGCACAACTCTGAGATGCAGAAAAAGGAGTTGGGGCCTTATGCTGACCGTCCCTTTATATTGGATGAAAATGGGGAATCGAAGGAACTCCATCCCTGCAAGTACTGTAACAAAGCATTTggcacacacaccaacatgcGCCGGCACCAACGCAGAATACACGAACGGCACTTGTTACCAAAAGGAGTTCGCAGGAAAGGcatgctgctgcaagaggcatcagtgcagcaacagcagcaacccGATGAATCTCCCAGCACCAGCCCTCCGCCCGTCTACGTGCCCAGTGCAGACACAGAAGATGAGGTAGACAGGGATGATTACGCAGTTGACATATCCAAAAACATCTCTGAGAATCTGAGCTTCTACATTGATGGCAAGATTGTGTCCACCAGTTCGGTGAGCAGCTGTGAAGTGATAGAGGTGGACTCGAGGTCTGCAGCGCTGTTCGGGCTGGACACAGTCATCATCAGCCCAAATCAGATCAGTCAGGCGCTTAAGGTGGAGGGTCGAACGAGTGCTGCAAAGCAAGTCTCCAATGTTGGCCAGCCTGCAGCAAAAAGAAGAACGTCTACACCTCCACTTGTTCCCAGCCTCAAAGTGGAGACAGAGTCAGCATCTTTCACAgcttcttcatcatcttcttcatcctctACATCTTCCTCATCTAACTTGTTAGTGGGTGGACTGTTCCAACAAGCTGCCGATTCATCAGCATTTCAACGAGAGAAAACAGTTTATCTCTCACCTAAGCTCAAACAGCTCCTTCAGACCCAAGACATTCAGAAATCAACCATTACTCTGATAACAGACAGCCATAGACTGGCCTCCCCGCTGTCAGTCACGCCTCTGCCAGGAGCTTCAGGCAGGTTTAAAAGGAGAACATCCTCACCCCCTTCATCTCCACAGCTCAGTCCTGCATGTAAAACAGAGAGCTGTAAATCCGAAGTGGTAAGCTCATATGCCCTTAAGGTGCCAAAGCTCGAAAGCCACAGCACATCACCTCCTGGGAGCCTGCTGGACAAGGAAGACAGAGACGGCCCGAGCCTTTCTGGAAATAATATGCAAGGCCAAACCTCATCTAGCAGTGGTGGGAATTCCTGTAATCAGCAGCCCTTGGATCTGTCGAACTCAGTCAGTAAGAGGAGTGACAGCTTGAACAAGGTGCTTGGGGATTCAGCTCTTGATTTAAGCTTCCATCGGAAGAGCAATGTTGAGCCTGACTTAAAAGGAAGTCCAGCACCACAGCCACTGATAAAAAAGAGAAAGCCCAACACCAGCATGCTTGAAAAGGTGCTTATGAATGAGTATTTAGGTCTGCCTTTGACAGCGGAGGAGGGCCCCTTGCCCTTAGCGAACCTAAGTTGTTTCCATTCTCGCTCTCCAAATGTTGCGTCAGAGTCTGCCCACCCCTCTCCACCCTCTTTGACCCCTGTCACTATGAACCCCTCTTCCCCTGGTAACTCCAGTGTGACATCCCCGACACCGCCTCCCCCTCTACTACCTACTATACCGTCTCCACCACCTATGCCGAGCTCTCCTCTTTCTCAGCCATCAGACTCCTCTGCACTGAGACCTCTGCCTGTCCTCTCGCCAAAAATGTCACCAAGATCAGTTGAACCCAAGCCCCCGTCAGGCTCAGAGGAGAATTTGTTCGCTGAAGAAAATGAAGACGAGGATGAGAGCCATATCTCACAGCCACTGGACTCCCCGAACACTCCACTTAAAGACCCCTTTAACAGTTCAACGATATCAAGTCCTTGTGAGCCGACATCAGTAGATCTGCCCGCTACTGAAGAAGATGATTCTCAGACTGCAAACTTCAACAGTCTGCTAAATGGCAACATGAACCAAAATCTAGACTCGGTTACGGAGAAATCTCACTCTGCTCTGTCACCCCAGCCAGAATCATCCTCTTTCtcatcatctcctcctccatcacatGATTCATCCCCATCACTTGTTTCCCTCCCTCAGATTAAGATAAAAGACGAGCCTCAGCACTGCATAGATGAGCTGCCAGCCATGAATCATGCACCTCAGGATGGCGTTGACTCTTCacctcagcctgctgctcctGATAAACCGTCTGATAAAACCTCTGAGGCAGAGGAAGTCGACTCGACATACTGCAAGACTTTTGTGTGTAATGTCTGCGAGGAGCCATTCAACTCCATCAAAGAGCTCAGTGGACACATTGCCGAGCACGCTGCAGATTGGCCGTTCAAATGTGAATTCTGCGTGCAGCTGTTTGGTGACGCTCCAGCCCTGCTGGCTCACCGGTCAACACTACACGGAGTGGGCAGGATCTTTGTGTGCTCTGTTTGTTCCAAGGAGTTTGCGTTTCTCTGTAACCTCCAGCAGCATCAAAAGGATCTGCATCCAAACGAGACATGTTCGCATACCACTGTCGAGAGTGGCAAGCTTAGGCCACAAAACTACACAGATCCTTCCAGAGCCAAAGAGGAAAGCAGTCCCTCAACACCAGCACCAGAGGTGACTGATGAAGCTGCTCCACACAGTGACACTGTTTTAGAAAAATCAGAGCCTGATGTCAATGGTAATCATTCAGAAGATGGGACAGAGGACCCCAATGAGGAGCTGTACACTACAATAAAGATCATGGCCTCAGAAGGAGGAAAGCCTAAAGGCCCAGATGTTCGCCTTGGCATTAACCAACACTACCCCAGttataaaccacccccttttcCTTATCATAGCCGTTCCCATGCTGGCTCTGTGGCCTCGGCTACTAACTTCACCACCCACAATATACCACAAACTTTCAGCACTGCCATTCGCTGCACCAAGTGTGGCAACAGCTTTGACAACATGCCCGAACTGCACAAGCACATTTTGGCCTGTGCCAATGCTAGTGATAAGAAGCGTTACACTCCCAAGAAAAACCCCATCCCCCTCAAGCAAATAGTGAAGAGTCCAAACGGAGTTGTGTCACCCACAGCAGCCATCGCAGGCCAGAGTCCTTTCCGTAGAATGGGTCAGCCAAAGAGACTTAACTTTAATCAAGATACtggtaaaacaaaaatgagTGCCCTCAGTAAGAAGAGAAACCAGCTTGTCCAGAAGGCGatttcacacaaaaataaagctGTCACTTCTGCAAAGAAGGGTGCCGTTAAAGTTGAACAAGAGCAGGCCTCTAACGTTTGCCCCCACTGCAGTCGCGAGTTTACTTACCCTGCAAGTCTCAATAAACATATGGCAGTCAGCTGTCCCAAGAAGCCTGTTGTTAAAAAGGGCAAAAAAGCTGTAGCAGAGGTGAAGAAAGAGGCGGTGTCTGTGgtagataaaaacacaaatcttAAAAAGAAAGCCTCAGACTGTGAAACACTGCACATGGAGTCAGAGCCTAAACCCCTGGGAAAGACCAGAGCTCGTAGCTCCGGTGCAGCAGACCCTGAACCCACCCAGACGAGCAAAGGAAAAACCGCTCTTACGGCGGGCCGAATAAAGAGGCCTGCTTCGTTCCCAGCACCAATCCCTGTTCGCAAAAAAGCAAAGAAGGGCCAAGTTCAGTCTCTACCTCCCACTCCGTCAGCCCCTGACACTCCCAGTGACACTCCCAGTGACACTGCACAACAACGGCCAGCCATGAAAATGCAGCGTATGGGTAAAGAGGCAGCACCCAAGAAATTAGCAGAGGCCAAATCACCACCGACACCACAGCTGAAGAAAGAGGAGCGGTTCTCCCTTCGAACGAGGGAGAGAGTAGGTGGTCCAGTCACCAGGAGCTTACAAATGGCCAACGCAGCTCCTTCTGCTGAGgtgaaaacagaggagccaccGATTCAAGAGCTAAAAGAGACTCAG GAGGTGCCGATGAAGTGA